Within Thermoanaerobaculum aquaticum, the genomic segment CGTGGAAGCCCGTTGCAAACGCCCGCGAAGGGTGAGCGAGTGGCTGAAGTCAAACTCCACGAACGCCGGCTTTCCGGCTTCCACTTCCGCCACTGCCGTACGGGTGGCCCCGGAACCCAGGAAGCGGGCAGCCACCGGCTCTTTGCCCAGGGGAACGCCCTCCAGGCGGAAGCGGCCATCGGCCTGCACGGTGGTCCGGGCCCCATGAAAGGCGCGGATTTCGGTTTGCGAAAGCTGCTCGGCGGTTAGGCCCCGCACCACACCCTCCACCACCCCGCCGGGTTTGAGCTGAACGGTACGGGTTACGGTTTTGCCCCCCGCAACCTCTACCGACTCCGTGGCGCGCGCAAAGCCTTCGGCTTGCACCTCCAGCCAGTAGCTGCCGGGGGGAAGGTTGGAAAAGCGCCATCGCCCGGCACCCTCGCTGGCGCCTTCCCGCTCTTCGTGCAAGCCGCCGGCAAGCACCACCCGGCTGTGGGCCACCGGAACCCCCTGCCGATCGGTCACCAGCACCTCCAGCTCACCGAGGCTGCCCAGGTGGAGTTCCACGTCGGTGGTTCCCGCCGCCACCAAGACCCGGTCCCGTTCGCCGGAAGACCCCGTAGCCTGCACCTGGTAGGTTCCTGGGCGAAGCCCCGAAAGCTGGAAGTAACCACCAGAGTCGGTAAGGTCTGACACGTAAATGGAGCTTTTTGCTGTGGCCGCTGCTTGCTGCGGACGGGCCTCCTCCGCGGACACCCACACACCGGCAGCCGGTTCCCCGCTGTTTTCGTAAACCCTCCCGCGGATGGCCAGGCCTTTGCTTAACCGGATGAGCAAGGGACGGTGTTCCTTGCCCGCTTCCAGCTCCACGGTGCGGGATACCGGGATGTAGCCCTTGGCCTCCACCTGAATCACCACGGTTCCAGGGGAGAGGCCGCCCAGCTGGAACGTCCCTTGGTCGTCGGTTAACGCGAAGTCTTGGTAGATCCGGCGGTACGCCCAGCCGGCGCCTACGAGGGGCACGGGGGCGCCGGCCTGGACTTGCGCGCCCCGGACCGGCTCGCCGGAAGCTTCGTCCACCACCCTCCCCTGAAGGCGGAGGCCAGTGGTCACCCGCAACTCCACGGGGCCGGCCGGAGGAAGGTCCAGTTTTGTTGGGGAGCCGGGAATGAGATCATCGCCCACGGCATTGAGGTAGACCACGCCTTTTACCGGTTGATCAGAAAAGCTGAAAAAGCCATGCTCGTCGGTCAGCGCCCACCCCAGATCGTTGGCGCCTGGCGAGCTCCCCAGCCAAACCGTTGCCTGGCCCACCCCTTCTCCCCGTTCGTTCACCACCCTTCCCGCCACCTTTACCCCCGGCTCCAGCGTGACCACCCCTAGGTGCAAACCGCTGGCCGGCAGCTGCACGGTCAGAAGGCACGGCACAAAGCCCCTTCGGTGCAAGCGCAAGCCAAATTTGCCGGTGGGAAGAGCGGTGATCACCACGTTTCCCTGGGTGTCGCTTTTCCCTTTGGCAAAGGGCGCTTCCCGTTCGGCCAAAAACGCGGAGAAGGTTTCATCCTCCTCCAGCCTGTAAAGCTCTACCTGCACTTCCGACAACGGCTGGCCGCTTTGATCCTGTACGGTAGCGCTCAAGCGAACGCCCGGGTTGAGCGTCAAATCCAGCGAGCCAACCTCACCGGCGGCCAGCTGCAAGCTTGGGCTTTTGGCAACCCACTGACCCCACCTCGCCTGAACCCAAACCTCCCCGGGGGGAAGCCCCGCCACCTGCCACTGCCCCAGGCTGTCGCTTACCGCCAGCACGCCCTGGTCGTTGCCCTTCTCTTGGGTTCCCGGGCGCAGCGGCGCCCTGTTCGGTGCCGCCACCCGGATGGGTACGTGGGCCAGAGGTCGCCCCTGGGGGTCCAGGGTTCGCCCTTTCAACGAAGCGGCAGGGACCAAACGCACCACCAGCTCCTCACGATCCCTCTCCAGGGGATAGGTGGCAAAGCACTGACCCGGAGCTGCCACCCAGAGGGCAGCTTCGAGGCCGGGATTGGGGACCTGTCCGCCCTCGGGAGGGAGCACCCAAAAGGTCCCGCTCAAGGCCTCGGGCCAGCCGCTGGTGCGCACCAGAAGCGGGCCGTAGGGCTTTGCCGGAACCAGGCGGAGGGCGGGCACCGGCTTGAGCACCAGCTCCACCTGCGCTGCCCGGGTCACGGCCGCGGCGCCCAAAGCGCCCTGTGTCGCCACAACGCCCCTTGGCTCTTCCGAGTACTGCCAGACCACCGCTGTCCCGTCCTCAGCTGTTCGTACAGCCGACCCCAGAGGCCCCCCTTGAGTGGCCACCTCTGCCCCGGCCACCGGCTGCCCCTGTTCGTTCACCACCCGCACGCGGATGGGCTTGGACGCGTAGATCCAGTGGAATTCGGAGAGGCTGGCGTTGGCAAGGGCCCACCGGCCGTCCTCGGCGAGAGCCACTAAGGGAACCGGAATTCTTTCCGGAAGCGCTACCGCCACTTTCTTTTCAGCCGGAAGCCGCTGGCTGGCCACGATTGGACGCCAGCGAAGCGCTGCCGTTACCAGGTTGGTTGGCTGGGCCAGCGGGCTGAACACGGCAACCGTGGAGGCTTTCCCAAGGGACGGAGTGTGAAGGAGTTTGGTTTCACCCCGGGAAAGCCACGCCTCCGGTAAGGGGAGCTGCTGGGGAAGCCATACCTCCAGCGCCATGGCCACATGTTCGGGGGCCCGCACCTCCACCCGGAGGGGCAAAGGGGCGTCCACCGAAAGGGAAAGCAGGCTCCCGGGTTTGCCGGTAACCCGGGCCAGGGGCTTGGCTGGCCAGGAGGGATCAAACGCCACCCCTCGCCCGGCGGGGAAGACCACAAGCTCCACGGTTTCCGCCGCCCCTTCGGTCCACACCCGGGTTTCCAGGCGCAAAGGCGCGGCGTGCACCAGCGTTGCCGCGAGGATCAAAACCAAGGCCGCCAGGGCAAAAGCTTTCGCTGGCATGGGGCTGCCCTCCCGTTAAGGCAGCTCCACGGTAACGGGTGCCCCACCGGCGGGGATGTCCACCCAGATGGAGGCGCCGGAGTCGGTGAGGAGCTGGTAGCGCCCGGCGGGGAGGAGAAGCGATCGCTGCTGTCCGGCTTTTACCTCCACCTCACCTGCCTCGTTGGCTTGCCAACCCAGGGGCACCGGGAGTCCTTCCGGGAAAAGCACCCGCACCTTGAGGTTCCGCTGGGCAGGGGCGCTTAGGATGAGGCTTCCCCCCTCCTGGAGCACCACCTGAGCCTGGCCAGGGGTAGTTACCACCAAGCCGGCGTGGCCCAGGCCATCCACCACCAAGCCGTAGCGACCGGGGGGAAGGCCGGAAATCACCCCCCGCCCCCGACGGTT encodes:
- a CDS encoding carboxypeptidase-like regulatory domain-containing protein, with translation MPAKAFALAALVLILAATLVHAAPLRLETRVWTEGAAETVELVVFPAGRGVAFDPSWPAKPLARVTGKPGSLLSLSVDAPLPLRVEVRAPEHVAMALEVWLPQQLPLPEAWLSRGETKLLHTPSLGKASTVAVFSPLAQPTNLVTAALRWRPIVASQRLPAEKKVAVALPERIPVPLVALAEDGRWALANASLSEFHWIYASKPIRVRVVNEQGQPVAGAEVATQGGPLGSAVRTAEDGTAVVWQYSEEPRGVVATQGALGAAAVTRAAQVELVLKPVPALRLVPAKPYGPLLVRTSGWPEALSGTFWVLPPEGGQVPNPGLEAALWVAAPGQCFATYPLERDREELVVRLVPAASLKGRTLDPQGRPLAHVPIRVAAPNRAPLRPGTQEKGNDQGVLAVSDSLGQWQVAGLPPGEVWVQARWGQWVAKSPSLQLAAGEVGSLDLTLNPGVRLSATVQDQSGQPLSEVQVELYRLEEDETFSAFLAEREAPFAKGKSDTQGNVVITALPTGKFGLRLHRRGFVPCLLTVQLPASGLHLGVVTLEPGVKVAGRVVNERGEGVGQATVWLGSSPGANDLGWALTDEHGFFSFSDQPVKGVVYLNAVGDDLIPGSPTKLDLPPAGPVELRVTTGLRLQGRVVDEASGEPVRGAQVQAGAPVPLVGAGWAYRRIYQDFALTDDQGTFQLGGLSPGTVVIQVEAKGYIPVSRTVELEAGKEHRPLLIRLSKGLAIRGRVYENSGEPAAGVWVSAEEARPQQAAATAKSSIYVSDLTDSGGYFQLSGLRPGTYQVQATGSSGERDRVLVAAGTTDVELHLGSLGELEVLVTDRQGVPVAHSRVVLAGGLHEEREGASEGAGRWRFSNLPPGSYWLEVQAEGFARATESVEVAGGKTVTRTVQLKPGGVVEGVVRGLTAEQLSQTEIRAFHGARTTVQADGRFRLEGVPLGKEPVAARFLGSGATRTAVAEVEAGKPAFVEFDFSHSLTLRGRLQRASTPVTGFLVRARVENKASFAEDVTDQNGEFVLGELEPGRVRLTVVDPSGQIALLHSLDLTKDDQVELRLPTGALTGRVTGQGEPISEATVTVNLGPGGYPERVARTLDDGSFSFRDLPPGRLRVTAVANGYAPSQREVELTESGSQTLELKLEPESALHVVVRDEDGSFPEAVSLMAVQPGSPPVWQWVELDRHGRGFVTSLPSGTYLGLWRSTGAAVASFSVPGRLNLQLQPAGKLEITAEDGDEVLVVAADGTPLPPFSVSLATADGWTRLPAYYSPTLALPAGEYKVQLRRQGQLWQKSVQVRPGTVAVVSFKD